One Colius striatus isolate bColStr4 chromosome 7, bColStr4.1.hap1, whole genome shotgun sequence DNA segment encodes these proteins:
- the LOC104555036 gene encoding cytochrome P450 1A4, with protein sequence MSAVMKAVMSLVGSQGIVSATEVLLAAAVFCLVFLLIQSLQQHVPQGLKRPPGPRGYPILGNVLELRKDTHLALTRLSQKYGDVMEVRIGTRPILVLSGLDTIKQALVKQGEEFMGRPNLHSFQYISNGQSLAFSPDSGEVWRARRKLAQNALKTFSIAPSPTSVSTCLLEEHVSKEADYLVTKLLQVMEKEKSFELSQYLVVSVANVICAMCFGKRYDHNDQELLSVVTFNNEFGDVTASGNPADFIPLLLYLPNPTMQLFKDLNRRFNIFIQKIVQDHYTSFDKGHIRDITDSLIEHCQKIAEEDARVPLSDEKIIHIVNDLFGAGFDTVTTALSWSFMYAALHPDIQKKIQEELDQTIGWERRPRLSDRVALPYTEAFILEVFRHSSFLPFTIPHSTTKPTVLNGYYIPKDTCVFINQWQVNHDEKLWKDPSAFRPERFLNAAGTEINRTESDKVMSFGLGKRRCIGESIGRWEVFLFLASILQQLEISLQPGVEVDITPQYGLTMKYKKCKCFQIKKRFPMKSSP encoded by the exons ATGTCAGCAGTGATGAAGGCTGTGATGTCGCTGGTGGGAAGCCAAGGCATTGTCTCAGCCACCGAGGTCCTCCTTGCAGCTGCTGTCTTCTGCCTGGTCTTCCTGCTCATCCAGTCCCTCCAGCAGCACGTGCCCCAGGGGCTGAAGAGGCCCCCAGGACCCAGAGGCTACCCCATCCTTGGCAAtgtgctggagctgaggaaggatACGCACCTGGCCCTGACCAGGCTGAGCCAGAAGTACGGGGACGTGATGGAGGTCAGGATCGGCACCCGGCCCATCCTGGTGCTGAGTGGGCTGGACACCATCAAGCAAGCCTTGGTGAAGCAAGGAGAAGAGTTCATGGGGCGCCCCAACCTCCACAGCTTCCAATATATTTCAAATGGGCAGAGCCTGGCCTTCAGCCCTGACTCTGGGGAGGTGTGGAGAGCCCGCAGAAAGCTGGCCCAGAATGCCCTGAAGACCTTCTCCATcgcccccagccccacctctGTTTCCACCTGCCTCCTGGAGGAGCACGTCTCCAAGGAGGCTGACTACCTGGTCACCAAGCTCCTGCAGgtgatggagaaggagaagagctTTGAGCTTAGCCAGTACCTGGTGGTCTCTGTGGCCAATGTCATCTGTGCCATGTGCTTTGGCAAGCGTTATGACCACAATGACCAAGAGCTGCTCAGTGTGGTGACCTTCAACAATGAATTTGGTGATGTGACTGCTTCTGGTAACCCTGCTGACTTCATTCCCCTGCTCCTGTAtcttcccaaccccaccatgcaGCTCTTTAAGGATCTCAACAGGCGTTTCAACATATTTATACAAAAAATTGTCCAGGATCATTATACCAGCTTTGACAAG gGGCACATCCGGGACATTACAGATTCACTGATTGAGCACTGCCAGAAGATTGCAGAGGAGGATGCTCGTGTCCCCCTCTCTGATGAGAAGATCATACACATTGTCAATGACCTCTTTGGGGCAG GCTTTGACACTGTGACAACTGCCTTATCCTGGAGCTTCATGTATGCTGCCTTGCACCCTGACATCCAGAAGAAGATCCAGGAAGAACTAG ACCAGACCATCGGCTGGGAGAGGAGACCGAGGCTGTCGGACCGGGTCGCACTGCCCTACACAGAAGCCTTTATCCTGGAGGTGTTCAGGCActcttccttcctgcccttcacCATTCCACACAG TACAACAAAACCAACGGTACTGAATGGCTATTACATCCCCAAGGATACCTGTGTGTTTATCAACCAGTGGCAAGTAAATCATGATGA GAAGCTTTGGAAGGACCCTTCAGCCTTCAGACCTGAGCGGTTCCTCAACGCTGCAGGGACTGAAATAAACAGGACAGAGAGCGATAAGGTGATGTCTTTCGGTTTGGGGAAGAGGCGATGCATCGGGGAGTCCATCGGCCGGTGGGAGGTCTTCCTCTTCTTGGCCAGCAtactgcagcagctggagatcAGCCTTCAACCCGGGGTGGAGGTGGACATCACTCCTCAGTATGGACTGACAATGAAGTACAAGAAATGCAAGTGCTTCCAGATTAAGAAGCGTTTCCCCATGAAGAGCTCTCCATAA